A stretch of the Aggregatibacter sp. HMT-949 genome encodes the following:
- the asnC gene encoding transcriptional regulator AsnC has protein sequence MHNIDNLDQQILRVLTKDARTPYAEMAKNFGVSPGTIHVRVEKMRQSGIIEGTKVIIDERKLGYDVCCFIGIILKSAKDYEKVIKQLETFDEVVEAYYTTGNYSIFIKVMTHTIAELHSVLATKIQLIDEIQSTETLISMQNPILRDIKP, from the coding sequence ATGCACAATATTGACAATTTGGATCAACAAATCCTCCGCGTTCTCACCAAAGACGCCCGCACTCCCTATGCCGAAATGGCAAAAAACTTCGGCGTCAGTCCCGGCACTATTCACGTGCGTGTAGAAAAAATGCGTCAGTCCGGCATTATTGAAGGCACCAAAGTGATCATTGACGAACGTAAACTCGGCTACGATGTGTGCTGTTTCATCGGTATTATTTTGAAAAGCGCGAAAGATTATGAGAAAGTAATTAAACAATTGGAGACTTTTGATGAAGTGGTTGAGGCTTACTATACCACGGGAAACTATTCGATTTTCATTAAAGTAATGACGCATACCATTGCGGAATTGCACTCCGTGCTAGCAACCAAAATTCAACTAATTGATGAGATTCAGTCCACCGAAACATTAATTTCAATGCAAAATCCGATTTTGCGGGACATAAAGCCATGA